In the genome of Arsenicicoccus dermatophilus, one region contains:
- a CDS encoding DUF7507 domain-containing protein, whose product MGAGDTMSYTFTVTNTGNVTLDPVTYTDAQLGVTAAACGTTPLKPGESRDCPPLNRVRTQADVDAGAFTNSATATGTAPDGTTTSASSSVIVATKATISLDKVASVIK is encoded by the coding sequence GTGGGGGCCGGGGACACCATGTCCTACACCTTCACGGTCACCAACACCGGCAACGTGACCCTGGACCCGGTGACCTACACCGACGCCCAGCTCGGCGTGACCGCCGCCGCGTGCGGCACCACCCCGCTGAAGCCCGGTGAGAGCCGAGACTGCCCGCCGCTCAACCGCGTGCGGACGCAGGCCGACGTCGACGCGGGTGCCTTCACCAACTCCGCCACGGCGACCGGCACCGCCCCGGACGGCACGACCACCTCGGCGAGCTCGTCGGTGATTGTGGCAACCAAGGCCACCATCAGCCTGGACAAGGTCGCGAGCGTCATCAAGGA
- a CDS encoding DUF7507 domain-containing protein — protein sequence MPARWSTTRPPTAPTPRAPWWPAPSSATATWTRTSTITMDKVSGGVVDANNNGRTDVGDTIQYTFTVKNTGTTTLTSVTYTDTKLGISGVAPAHRAICGAGPVPTVCPTRTYALTQADIDAGKVDDAATATVSTRPASRPPGPTRSRPTSRAPRASRWSRSCPRSPTTVTASWGPGTPCPTPSRSPTPAT from the coding sequence ATGCCGGCAAGGTGGTCAACAACGCGACCGCCAACGGCACCGACCCCGAGGGCACCCTGGTGGCCCGCGCCGTCGAGCGCGACCGCCACCTGGACCCGGACCAGCACCATCACCATGGACAAGGTGTCCGGTGGCGTGGTCGACGCCAACAACAACGGCAGGACCGACGTCGGCGACACGATCCAGTACACCTTCACGGTCAAGAACACCGGCACGACGACGCTCACCTCGGTGACGTACACCGACACCAAGCTGGGCATCTCCGGCGTCGCGCCTGCGCACCGGGCCATCTGTGGCGCCGGGCCGGTGCCCACCGTCTGCCCGACCCGGACCTACGCGCTGACCCAGGCCGACATCGACGCGGGCAAGGTCGACGACGCCGCGACCGCGACGGTATCGACCCGGCCGGCGTCAAGGCCACCGGGCCCGACACGGTCACGACCGACGTCGCGCGCACCCCGGGCATCGCGCTGGTCAAGAAGCTGTCCAAGATCACCGACAACGGTGACGGCGTCGTGGGGGCCGGGGACACCATGTCCTACACCTTCACGGTCACCAACACCGGCAACGTGA